One genomic region from Prunus persica cultivar Lovell chromosome G3, Prunus_persica_NCBIv2, whole genome shotgun sequence encodes:
- the LOC18783606 gene encoding probable calcium-binding protein CML45, translating to MFSLYYFITMEKISSSTNDNTSSLFLLLDAIFLRTISSSTQKLFSRFQSTLQSQQNCGNSKILDVKNLDSELRKPELICKRKDDGNLSRDDVKMVMGNLGIFSSPESEELPESFSSNELAGLFDEKEPSLGEVKEAFDVFDENRDGFIDARELQRILCILGLKEGSKLEDCQKMIRTFDENRDGRIEFNEFVKFMEASFC from the coding sequence ATGTTCAGCCTCTACTACTTTATTACAATGGAGAAGATATCATCATCAACTAACGACAATACATCCTCACTATTTCTTTTGCTTGATGCAATCTTCTTACGCACAATTTCTAGTAGCACTCAGAAGTTATTTTCGAGATTTCAGTCTACTCTCCAATCCCAACAAAACTGTGGCAACTCAAAGATTTTGGATGTGAAGAACTTGGATTCTGAGTTGAGGAAGCCGGAGCTGATCTGCAAAAGGAAAGATGATGGAAACTTGAGCAGAGATGATGTGAAGATGGTGATGGGAAACTTGGGAATTTTTTCCAGTCCAGAAAGTGAGGAACTACCAGAGTCGTTCAGTTCCAATGAACTTGCAGGACTGTTTGATGAGAAGGAGCCAAGCTTGGGGGAAGTAAAGGAAGCTTTTGATGTGTTTGATGAGAACAGAGATGGGTTTATCGATGCAAGGGAGTTGCAGAGAATTCTCTGTATATTGGGCTTAAAAGAAGGATCAAAGCTAGAAGACTGCCAAAAAATGATCAGGACATTCGACGAAAACAGAGATGGAAGGATAGAGTTCAATGAATTCGTGAAGTTTATGGAGGCCAGCTTTTGctga